The proteins below come from a single Rhodothermia bacterium genomic window:
- a CDS encoding pantoate--beta-alanine ligase: protein MKIFQTIAEAQAFSNAQLRAGRRLALVPTMGALHEGHLRLVDEAFRHADAVVVSIFVNPTQFGPNEDFSRYPRTLEADLAALQARGVSGVFTPTVAEMYPLNDQTWVEVHGLDAHLCGPFRPGHFRGVTTVVARLFLACRPQVAVFGLKDAQQFLILRRMVRDLHFGIEMVGMETVRESDGLAMSSRNRYLGEAEREKAGIISKAVLLGRDLVTAGERRPDVVEKAMRDAMASVEGVSVQYAEIVDAEQLQRPNLILPETEYLVAVAGFLGQTRLIDNQFVSTRGSLSAPSSL from the coding sequence ATGAAAATCTTTCAAACCATCGCCGAAGCACAGGCTTTTTCTAATGCACAACTTCGTGCTGGCCGCCGATTGGCCCTCGTCCCCACAATGGGCGCGCTCCACGAAGGCCACTTGCGCTTGGTGGATGAGGCATTCCGACATGCAGACGCGGTGGTGGTTTCTATATTTGTCAATCCAACACAGTTTGGGCCAAATGAGGACTTTTCCCGTTATCCGCGCACGCTGGAGGCCGATCTCGCAGCCCTTCAAGCACGAGGTGTCTCTGGCGTTTTTACCCCGACGGTTGCCGAGATGTATCCGCTCAATGACCAGACGTGGGTGGAGGTTCATGGGTTAGATGCACATCTTTGCGGCCCTTTTCGTCCGGGACATTTCCGAGGAGTTACGACGGTGGTTGCACGTCTTTTTTTGGCCTGCCGTCCGCAGGTAGCGGTTTTTGGTCTGAAAGACGCCCAACAATTCCTGATCCTTCGTCGGATGGTGCGCGATCTACACTTTGGGATCGAAATGGTGGGGATGGAGACGGTGCGGGAGTCGGATGGTCTTGCGATGTCTTCTCGGAACCGTTACTTAGGTGAAGCGGAACGGGAAAAAGCGGGTATTATCTCTAAAGCGGTTTTATTGGGGCGAGATTTGGTGACTGCTGGCGAACGTCGTCCTGATGTGGTGGAAAAAGCCATGCGGGATGCAATGGCATCGGTGGAGGGCGTTTCCGTCCAATATGCCGAAATTGTGGACGCCGAGCAATTACAACGCCCTAACTTGATTTTACCCGAAACCGAGTATTTGGTGGCTGTTGCTGGCTTTCTTGGGCAAACGCGGCTGATAGACAATCAATTTGTTTCTACTCGTGGATCGTTATCTGCCCCATCTTCTTTGTAA
- a CDS encoding class II fumarate hydratase — protein sequence MMSEFRIERDSMGDVQVPATAWYGSQTERAKNNFPISSLRFPRRFIEALGIVKKSCAIANEKIGLLEAEKSVIIQAACDKVIAGEMDAEFVLDIFQTGSGTSTNMNANEVISNLGTVAMGGERGGKKIHPNDHVNMSQSSNDVIPTAMHVAARVAIERELLPALAAFEASLNAKAAAFDHVVKSGRTHLMDATPVRLGQEFGGYAAQMAKARTRIERASEELSELALGGTATGTGINCPPAFPVNAIAAISEQTGMAFHEAENHMEAQASKDAYVSVAGALNTLAVTVMKIVNDIRWLGSGPTSGLSEILLPDLQPGSSIMPGKVNPVMSEAMMMVSARVQGNLTTITVGGQMGNFELNVMMPVMAHAMLESVAILSNGLDAFRTKCLDGIVANEARCKELLELNPSIATALNRTIGYDMAAKVAKQSAKERKSVRVVVKELGLLTEEELDAVLDVRSMTEAGIPGS from the coding sequence ATGATGAGTGAATTTCGTATTGAACGGGACTCTATGGGCGATGTCCAAGTTCCGGCTACTGCTTGGTATGGTTCACAAACCGAACGTGCCAAGAATAACTTCCCGATTAGCTCGCTTCGCTTCCCACGTCGCTTCATCGAAGCCTTGGGCATCGTCAAGAAATCGTGTGCGATTGCGAACGAAAAAATAGGACTTTTAGAGGCAGAAAAATCCGTCATTATTCAAGCTGCTTGTGATAAAGTGATTGCTGGGGAAATGGACGCCGAATTTGTCTTAGACATTTTCCAAACGGGTTCCGGAACCTCCACCAACATGAATGCAAATGAGGTGATCTCGAATCTCGGTACTGTGGCGATGGGTGGCGAACGTGGGGGGAAAAAGATCCATCCCAACGACCACGTTAACATGTCACAATCTTCCAACGATGTGATCCCAACGGCTATGCATGTTGCGGCTCGTGTGGCCATCGAACGGGAATTACTTCCGGCCCTCGCGGCATTTGAGGCGTCTCTAAACGCCAAAGCAGCGGCTTTTGATCATGTGGTCAAAAGTGGACGTACCCACTTAATGGATGCCACGCCGGTTCGCTTAGGCCAAGAATTTGGCGGATATGCCGCACAAATGGCCAAAGCACGCACCCGAATCGAACGCGCTTCTGAAGAACTTTCTGAACTGGCTTTGGGCGGAACTGCCACCGGAACAGGGATTAACTGCCCACCGGCTTTTCCTGTAAATGCGATTGCGGCCATCTCCGAACAAACGGGAATGGCCTTCCACGAAGCCGAAAACCATATGGAAGCGCAAGCCTCAAAAGATGCCTATGTCTCGGTTGCTGGCGCACTCAATACGTTGGCGGTCACAGTGATGAAAATCGTAAACGATATTCGTTGGCTTGGTTCCGGCCCGACCAGCGGTCTCAGCGAAATCCTCCTCCCCGACCTTCAACCCGGCTCTTCCATCATGCCCGGAAAGGTGAATCCCGTCATGAGCGAGGCCATGATGATGGTCTCTGCACGGGTGCAAGGCAACCTGACCACCATTACCGTCGGTGGGCAAATGGGTAATTTTGAACTGAATGTCATGATGCCCGTCATGGCTCATGCAATGTTAGAAAGCGTTGCCATCTTGTCTAATGGCCTCGATGCCTTCCGCACCAAATGCCTCGATGGTATAGTGGCAAACGAAGCCCGCTGTAAGGAACTTTTGGAGCTAAATCCCTCCATTGCAACCGCCCTTAACCGGACGATAGGGTACGACATGGCGGCAAAAGTAGCCAAGCAATCCGCAAAAGAACGCAAATCCGTCCGTGTCGTGGTGAAGGAATTGGGCTTGCTAACGGAGGAGGAATTGGATGCCGTCTTGGATGTGCGCAGCATGACGGAAGCGGGAATCCCCGGCAGCTAA